The window TGTGCGGCGAATGATTGACAGTTTCTTTCCGTACAGCCTCGCTCAGTACGGGTACGAAATGAACGAGAAGGGCTAGTGGAATGCCAGATAACAAGGAGCTCGGTCGAGAGATTCGAGTGCTGCGCGACAAGGTTCGCGAGGGTGAGGACGTCGCGTTGGCTGAGCGTCGACGCGAGGCGGAGTTGCAGGCCGCCTACGGCGAGGCTCGCGCCGCCCGACGAGTTGTGAGGGGGTTCTGAGATGACGTGGCTGGATGCAGAGTTGCAGCGGATCACCGACGATCAGACGGGCAAGTATTCCCACGACGACATTCAGGCTGCTCAGTCGTGGAAGCTCACGTGGGAGAGGCGATGGGAGTCCACCGTCAAGGCGCAAGCCGCTGAGCGTGAGGCAGGCAATCGCGAGAAGCAGGACCGTCTCTACGCCCACGTCCGGGCCTCGCAGAAGCGGGCCGACCAGAACCGAAGGGACCTGGAGAGCGGGGATCTCACGATCACGGAGTTCCTGAACCGAAGTTCGCGCTTGAAGTTGGAAGCCGACGAGTACGAGCGGCGACTCCACGGTCTTGAGAGTGCCGAGTCGTTGATCGATCAGATGCGCGGCGACCCGGTCGGCTGGCAGGACTCGTTCTTTGAGAAGTGGGTTGCCCTCCGGCGGCTCCGGCCAAAGGTTGACGACTGGATTCACGACGCGCGCGTGACACGGCGCAACAAGTCCCGCGAACCAGTCAAGAAGTAGCAGAACCGCGCAAGGTCGGTCCGAGGCTTGCTGACTGCGCGCACCTATCCATCAGAAATGGAGTGGCCCCGCGAGGCACGCGGCAAACGAATCTCGCGGGGCGCACTCGCCAACACAGCAAGGAAGTGTGCGGAATGCCACGCAAGCCTATCGGTCAGCAGCGCGCCCGAACGTCTCAGAACGTTCCGGTCACGTGGCTCGACCTCGTATCCATTCTGGACAGCCACGGCCTCGTCCTCTCTCCCCACGGCAAGGGTCAGCGAAGCGCCGAAGCCAAGACGATCCGCCGTCTCTACAAGGCGTGGGTGAAGAGGGAGAGGATTCGCAAGGGTCCGCCCTATGTGATGCCACTGCGGACGCTCAGCATGACGATCAGTGTGCTGCACCCCGAGTTGATCAGCCGTCCCGGAGGCGGGACGAGTTGGGCGGTCGTGGTCGATGCGATCAACGACCCCAACGGTGGGCTGGACCTCGTCCGACGCCCGTTCGCTCGATCATCCGCGGCCTAACAGAACCGGGCGCGTGGGTGGGCTGTCCTTGTCTCTCGGCTCACCCACGCGACCTCTCCTGGGAGGCCACTAGTGCCGCGTGTCGTAAGTTCCTAGATAGTTGGGATCTGAAATCATGAGGCATGGCGAATCGTCCTGCTCCTGCATTGGTTCTGCGTCCAGGCGATCGCGAGGAGCTTGAGCGGTGGGCCCGGGCTTCGACGGTGCCGGCGTCGGCGGCGAAGCGGGCGCGGATCGTGTTGCTCGCGGCCGACGGGGTGGCGAATACGCGGATCGCGGAGTTGGTCGGTGCGACGGTGACCACGGTGCTGGGCTGGCGGGATCGCTACCAGTCCAAGGGACTGGCGGGGCTGGCAGATGCTCCGCGTTCGGGACGTCCGCGGGAGCTCGATCACCGGGCGATCGTGGCCGAGACGTTGAAGCCGCCACCGAAGAAACTCGGTGTCACGCACTGGTCCACCCGGCTGCTGGCCAACCGGCTGAAGATCTCCCACAAGTCGGTCGCCCGAGCCTGGTCGGCCTACGGCGTCAAGCCGTGGAAGGCGGAGTCGTTCCGGTTCTCCACCGACCCCGAGCTGGTCGGGAAGGTGACCGACATCTGCGGGCTGTACCTGGCGCCGCCGGAGAACGCGATCGTGCTGTGCGTGGACGAGAAGTCCCAGATCCAGGCGCTGGACAGGACGGTCCCGATCTTGCCGATGCAACCGGGCAAGGTCGAGCGCAGGTCGCACGACTACTACCGGCATGGCACCACCACGCTGTTCGCAGCGCTCGACATCGCGACCGGGCAGGTCACCGCGGCGCTCAAGCCGCGCCATCGTCATCAAGAGTTCTTGGCGTTCCTCAAGCAGATCGAGCGGGCCTACCGCGACGTCCGCGACGCCGACGGGCAGCCGGTCGAGCTGCACTTGGTGATGGACAACTACGCCGCGCACAAGCACCTGAACGTGAAGACCTGGCTGGCCGACAACCCGCGCTTCGTCGTGCACTTCACCCCGACCCATGCCTCCTGGATGAACCTGGTCGAGGTCTGGTTCGGCATCGTCGAGCGGCAGGCGATCCGCCGCGGGGTGTTCAAGTCGGTCAAGGACCTCAACGCCAAGATCCGCGCCTTCATCGACGGCTGGCACGAAAGAGCGCATCCGTTCGTGTGGACCAAGACCGCCGATCAGATCCTGGCGAAGGCCAACCGTCCAACAACTTCAAATCCGCGGCACTAGACCCCGAAGGGGACGCACTCAGCCTAAAGAATCCGGCCCCGCTGCGAGGACAACGGGGCCGAAACTCTCGCGGTTAGTGAGACCGCAAATGGTCGAAAGGGATACAAGCAATGACCACGGTCAATTGTGTCACACAAGACCACCCATTCGCAAAGACGAATCGTCTCCCGCACTCATTCACCAAAACAGAGTGACCGTGTTTTTCCGTAGCCTTGTCAGGCGTGGGCTAGTGACCCGCCAATCACAGATAGAAAGGGAAAAGAATGATCAGTAAGGCGGAAGCCCTCGATAATATCCACGAACGCTTGCGGTCGAATGGAAGTAGACGAAGTTCCACGTCGGGTAACGACTGGCTCTGTCCGGTTCACGAGGTCGGTGACGGTCAGCATCACAGCGCCAGTCTCACCGTGAAGGTCGGAGACGACCCCGGGAAGATCGTGCTGCGGTGCGCGAAGTGCGGCACCGACCCGGTCCTCAAGGCGTTGGGACTGACGTTCAGCGATCTGCACTACGACCTGGAGTCGCAGTCGCGAACGCCCATCGGCGAACCTCTCATCTACGACTATCCCGACAAGCAGGGCCAGCCCTACCTCCGAGTGGTCCGGCAACCGATGACCGTGGGGAGGAAGGAGACTCATCAGGAGCACTGGACGGGATCGACTTGGCGCAACGGCCTCGGCGGGAGACATCGAGTCCTCTACCGCCTCCCCCACGTCCTGAAGGCCGCTCGCAAACATCGCGTGATCCATCTGGCCGAAGGCGAGTCCGACGCAGACGCCCTGAACGAGTGGTTCAAGGCCAACAAGGTCAAGGAGTTCGCGACCACACATCCCGAAGGCGCTGGCAAGTGGCGCGACGACTACGCACCGTCGCTCGCTGGGGCCGATCTGGTGGTGATCTGGGCCGACAGAGACAGTCCCGGCTACGCCTGCGCGGAGAAGCGGTTCTTGTCCCTGCAAAGCGCAGGCCACGCGGTCGAGATTCGGCTTCCGATTCCCGATCAGGACAAGGCCGACGTCCGGGATCACCTCAACGCGGGTCACACGCCAGACGACGGCAAGGTGGTCTCGCTCGAAGACCTCGTCGCGCTAACGCCGGAGGGAGAACACGACCCCGAGGTGCTGAAAGCGCTTCGCCGCCTCCAAGTACAAGAACGAGCCCGAGAACTCCATCGTGAGGCGAAGGCCGACGAAGAGTTCCGCCCGCCCGCCAGCGACCTAGATCTGGCCGCTGCTCTCATTCGTGAACGCGAGGCGCTGACCTACACCATCGACCGCCTCCACCCCACGGGCTCCAACTCTCTGATCGCGGCGCAGTTCAAGGTCGGAAAGACGACCCTCATGGCGAACCTGTTGCAGTCGTACGCGGACGGAGATGAGTTCCTCGGGGAGTTCGCCGTCCATCCCGGCCCAGGTCGAATCGCGTTGTTCAACTACGAGCTGACAGAACAGATGCTCTATGACGAGTACCTCGGACCGATGGGCATCGGGAGCCCTGAGCGAGTCGCAGTGCTGAACCTGCGCGGGTCCAACTTCGACCTACGAAGTCCGGCAGCCTTCGCGTTCGCAGTCGAGTGGCTTCGCGAACGCGGCTGCGATGCCCTCGTCCTCGACCCGTTCGGAGCCGCCGCGCGACTGGCTAACGAGAACGACAACAGCGAGGCAAGGAACTGGCTTCTCGGCGTGCTAGATCCGCTCAAGGCAGCAGCCGGAATCCGAGACCTCTGGATGCCCGCCCACACCGGCCGTGGGCAAGCGGAGGAGGGCGAGGAGCACGTCCGCGGCGCCTCGGCCGTAGATGACTGGGCCGACGTGCGGTGGAACTACACCAAGGCCAGAGTCGCTGACGAGAACGGCGGGTCGTGGAGACGCTTTCTCAGCGCCAACGGCCGCGCGGTGGACGTGTCCGAACGCGAGATAGCGCACGACAAGGACGACCACTCGCTCTACGTGAGCCAGTACCTGAGCCGGACCCAACTCCGAGCCAGCAACACAGCAACTCAGGTGGTCGAGGTCGTGACCAAACATCCTGGAATCAACGCCACGGCCCTCAAGGACGCCTTGCATGGTGGTTCTCGCGACAAGGGGCCGGCGATCAGCCAAGCGATGCGCGAGGGTCTGATTCACGTGCGCATTGGAGGCCCCGGTCAGAAGTCGAACGCGAAGCTCTACTACCCCGGTGCGGAGGGTTCTGATGCGTAACCCCATCCCAGCTCATCCCAGCCCATCCCGTCCGCCCTGGGACGGGCACAACAACCCCATCCCAACCCCCTTTAGGGGGATGGGGTGTTGCACGGCCAGCCGGAGCATCGGGTCCCCGTACCAAGTTCCGGCGGAACGGGGGGCGTCATGACGGTGCGCGACCTCGTGTGGCAGTGGCTCGCGTCGCGACGACGGACGACGTTCATGTTCAGCGATCTGACCAAGGATCTATGCGGGCACGGCCGAGTGATCAACCGCCTCTCCCTCTCCCCACGTGACGCGATCCGAGAAGCCCTGCACGAGCTGCAAGCCGAGGGGCTCGTCTCGCTCACGCCGGCGAACGTCGGAAGGTACGGGAGACCTGGACTTCGCATCGAGGTCATCGGCCTCGACTCAACCCATGAAGAGAGGAATCTATGAGCAAGCCGAGACGACGTGGCGGGGTCTATCCGCAGAAGGTCCGATGCAAGGCGACTAACCGCTGGGGCGAGCAGTGTCGCAAGTGGGCGATGAAGGGAAGTGTCGTCTGCAACAAGCACGGCGGAGCAGCACCTCAGGTTCGGAAGAAGGCGCAGGAGCGCATCCTCATGGCACAGGACGACGCGGCTGCGATGCTCATCAAGTTCATGGCCGACGAGAAGGTGCCCTTCTCCGAACGACGTAGATGCGCGGAGTTCCTGCTCAACTACGAGCACCGCAACGAAGTGAAGATCACCCTCGACAAGTGGCAGGAGAACATCGAGGGCATCCTCGTTGACACCGACCACGACGAGATCATCTACGGCGAGATCGTAGAAGAGTCTGAACTCACCTACGAGCCCACCGAATCACTTCCCGGCTTGCTTGACGATGCGCCCCGCTACGGGCGCGGCAACCGACTACAGGGCCGCTAACGCTGGCACGCATTCGGCCCTAGAACGCAGGAACAGACCCCGCACGGGCCAAGGGGCAGAGCGTTGCCCTCTCCCGCGCAAGAGCGCCAAGACCCGACTTCCAGGTTGCGCCGTGGTCGCGCCCGTTGGTCTCCCTCTCTCCCCCACGTCGTCTCCGCAGGTCAGCGCCGATATCGGGTTCGGCTACCTCAGCCGACGTGCGCCTCCCCTGCCTCGACCCGCGAAGTGGAGCACGCGGAGTCGTGTCGATCCGACCCCGAACCTCTGTACGCCTTGCAGCACCCTCGACCGCCGAGGGTCAATCACACCCCAGGAGAATCAACATGGCACCGCGAAAGCAGTACGTCGGCCCCGTGCCCGGTGAGCGAGGCATCCGCTACCGCCACAAGAAGGGCGACCCGTTCACCCTTCGCGGATACGAGGTCCGCTACCGCGATCCGAACACCCTCGCGAGCAACGGCGAATCAATGGTGCGCGGCAAGATCTTCCGCACCTTGAAGGAGGCCAAGGCGTTCCAGATGAGCACCGCGCAAGCGATCAGCAACCGCACGTACATCAGTCCAGAACGAGGCGCGGTCACGTGGGCGACAGTGAGCGCCGAATGGCTCTCCGCGTTCAAGGACACCCTTCGACCGCGGACTATCTCCGGCTACGAACATCTCCTACGGCGACACCTCAGCAGGTGGGACAAGATCGCAATCTCAGACATCACCCGCGAGGACGTTCGCCGGCTGATCGAGGACATCCGCAAGCCCCGACCTCCCCGCCTCTCCCCCACGGGCAAGGTTCTCGCGAAGGGCAAGCCGAACGGACTCAGCCAGGAGACGGAACACAAGATCTTCAGCGTCGCCCGGTCAGTGTTTTCCTACGCGGTCGAGGAGCGCTACATCAACGAGTCACCGACCGACCACTTCCGCAAGCGGCTCCGCAAGATCAGCGCCAAGGAGTTCGAAGCGCGACCTCTCACCAAGGAGCAAGCCGAGTCGATCATTTCCAACTTGCCAGAAGGGCGATACCGACAGTTCGGAACGCTGGCCCTCTGGACGGGCTTCCGACCCGGCGAACTCGCGGGCTTGCGCGTACGAAACGTGGACTCGCTGCGGTGCCGAGTGCAGGTCGAGGACACTATTCAGGAACTGAACGGCGTCCTCAGCGTAGGCATGACGAAGACCCTCAAATCCAAAGGCCGCATCGTTCCGGTGCCGAAGGCAGTCATGGCCTCGCTCTGGTCCTACATCGAGGCACGCGGCCTCGGCCCTGATGACTTCGTGTTCGCCGCTCAGGGCGAGTTCTTCGTCTACAAGATGTTCGCCCGGCGACAGTGGAGGAAGGCGGTCAAGGCTGCGGGCTTCACAGCCGAGAACGCGCCCCGCGTCTACGACCTGCGACACACCTTCGCCAGCCTGCGAGCGATGGAAGGCGTCCCACCGCACGTTTTGAAGGACTGGATGGGACACACATCGATCAAGACAACGATGGACGTCTACACGAAGGTCTATCAAGACGACCCCAACATGGACGCGATCGTGGAGCGGCTGTATGGCACAGCATCCGAGAACGCGGCAGCGTTGCCAGCGGAATCCGAGGGGTCGGGCGATCAAGACACCGCTATGTGAGGTACTTCCACAGGGCAACGGATGAGAACACAAGGGCAGTCGCGAGCGCGCCGCCGACGATCGTCACGAAGAACTGGGCGGCGATGCCCGCGCTGACAGCCACCTTCCCCCAGCCAGGATGCTGTTCCACGACGATGCTTCGCACTCGCGCCGGATAGCCCACAAAAGAGGCGAGTCGTCCTGCCAAGCGAGAGTTTGAATCGTGCCCTGCGTATCGAAGCCATGAGTCGGACCGTAGATGGGCCGACCGACAATCTCCCGCGTCGAGATAGACAGCGGTTCGGCACACCCAGCCGAGGGTCGAGCCTGCCCAATCGAGGCAGGATCGGCCCTCGACCGCGACGAGGCGACCACGGGCACGACCACGCGCGGCCCAGACTCGGCCCGATCCTCTGTGTAATGGGGTGTCCCACACGACCTGAAGGGACACCCCATGAAAGCCAAGGCTCCGACCATCTCCTACGGAGACTCCTACACAGTCGGCCAGATCGCTCAACACTGGCAGAAGTCACACCACTTCGTCCGGCGCATGATCGAGGAAGGCAAGCTCGTCGTGGACGAGCGCGGCCTCGTCTCCAACGAATCACTTCACGAGTTCTACCGCGAGCACGCGCTCGACCTGGACGCCTGATCTCTCTCTCCCCACGTTCCTCCCGTGGGGAGGCGATGGGCGGGGCCGTCGTAGCGATCCTGGCCTTCGTCGCTCCGGCCTCGCCCAGCCCGCTACGAGGTTCGGGCACGTCGGCCGACCACGCCGACGCATTCGGCCCATAGACGCAGGAACGCGGCCCCCTCGGCCCGAGGGGCCGACGCACCATTCTTCACGCGCCAGATCGGCGGTCAGTGTTACTAGACAGGCCCCTAGTGTTTTCACTCAGACTCAAGGTGACAGCAATGAGCGGCTCGACAACGGAGGATTCTGATGTCCAAATACGACGCGCTGCGCGACTTCCTGGAGAAGCGGAGCGGCACAGTCACCGTCACACTCGATGAACTCGACGCCATCGTCCCCGGAGGGTTGGCTCCTTCGGCGCGTCAGTACCCGATCTGGTGGATGAATGACGACCCGACGCACGCGCACTCCAGATCGTGGGGAGAGGCGGGATATGACGCCACACCCGATCTGGAACGCAACCGCGTCACCTTCACTCCACGGAGCGCGAATCCCAACATCTAGTGATCCGACACGGCGCGCCTCCCCATATCTAGTGCTCACTCTCCCACTCTGGAAGTGACCAGAGTGAAGGGAGGTGATGAAGATGCCGAAGGGAAAGAGCAGCGGTGGGAAGTACCGCAGCGCGAAGACGGGTCGGTACGTGACGAAGAAGCACGGCAAGGCCAACCCGTCCACGACGGTCAAGGAGTCCAGATAGGACTCAGCGCGGCGGGGAAGCCGCGCAACCGTCTGACGACCGACTAGGTCGTGCCAAGGGCAGCCCTCGGGTGACGACTCGGGGGCTGTTCCACACATCAAGAGGGGCCAGCCCGTAGGCCAGCCCCTCTCAGAGTTGCGATGTTCAGTTGTGGGTGATGGTGCCGCGCACGAGCACTCGGTCATTGACCAGGAGTGCCCAGCCCAGCAACCTCCGCCCTTCGGAGGTTCGCGCGGTTGCCCACGCGAGACGGACCCTCACGCCTTCGCAGGCTTGACGACGCGAACGATGACCTCCTTGTTGCCCTTCGTCCACGCGGCGTTGTGTTCCCCTGCCTCGACAGCGTGGGCGAGGGCGAGGTTCGTGATGAAGCGTCGGACGGTCGCCACGCTCACGTTCATGGACTCAGCGAGTGAATCGACCGTGCTGCCAGCCTCACGAAGTTCGATCACGGATTCGGCCTTCTTGCGCTCCTCACTGCCCACGGCGAGATAGGGCAACGAGCGAGTCGTCTTGTTGGCGCGCACCTTGATGAGCGACGCCTGCCCGGTCGTGAGCGCTTCGATCAAGTTCTTTGGCTCGGGCTTCGCCTTTGCCTTTGCCTTCGGATTCGTCTCGGCCTTCACGGGCGCGGCCTTCTGCTCCTTCGGAGCAGTGGGCTTCGTCGCCTCGTTGGCGGACTTGCGAGTGCTGGGCTTGCGGGTGGTCGTGGTGCTCATGTCGGGCCTCCTGGCCTCTTGTGGAAACCGCGTCTCGGCCTCCGGTGAGAGCACTACACAGAAGATCGAGCCGGAAGTTCAGACCTCGATCGAGACTGGATCAGCCATTCACCGATCTACCTGCGGAGACTCTCTTTGAGAAAGTTCGCGGTTCCTGAGCAGCCGCGCTAGAACGGCCTCGCACGCCGTAGGTTTGCCTACCCGAGCCGCACGTTCTGCCCAGCCGTACACACGCGAGGACACCGCGCACGGACCCTGATGGAGACGGGGCGGGATGCGCGCACGCGTCAGAACAGGTCGCGGACCTCGCAGCCCAACGCCTCAGCCAGTGCGGTGATCGCATCGAGGCTGACGTTGCGCTCTCCCCTCTCCACGCTCCCCACGTAAGTCCGATGGAGATCGGCCAACTCGGCCAACTGCTCCTGACTCAAACCTCTATCGAGTCGAAGCTCCCGCACCCGGTCCCCAAACGCCCGACGATGACGCCGGTCCTTGGAGGTCGGAGACTGCACGCCTCGACGTTGGCCGAATGATGACTATGCGGCTACAGACGATAAGTAGCATTCGGGCACTCGGGCCTCGAAGTGGCCCGCAATCGAAAGGCCCACGCAGTGAGCGAAACAGAGTCAGACGGTACGAACGCATCAGACGCGAACGACAAGAGCGCCGACTCAGAGGCCAAGCCCTCCATCGAACAGAGAGTGTTCGGCTGGATGAAGCAGCATCCCGTCTGGGCCGTGATCCTCGTTGCCTTCCTTGTCGTGGGCTACTTCGTACAGGAGTCCGAGAAGCCTCCCTCGTCCGAGACGCCAGCCGCGTCGTCGTCTCCGACCCCGAAGCCAACCTCCGCCTCTCCCACTCCCAGCCCCACGGCTGAGGACGGAGAGATCGAGATTCCGGAGGCGTTCAAGGACGACCCCGGTTTGATCACCCGCGACGACCTCGGAGAGTTCTGGCCGCTCACCGTTGACTACGGAGCCCTGTCCTGTCGATCAGCGGTGATCGGAGGCCAGGACATTCAGTCCGTCACCTTCCGCGTGCCGAACATGCAATACGCCGTGAACGGAGCCGCCCAAACGCATTCACCGTTCCCGCCGATCGATGACATCTGGGCAGACGACCCAGAAGTGAAGGGTCTGAAGATT of the Nocardioides sp. genome contains:
- a CDS encoding AAA family ATPase, encoding MKVGDDPGKIVLRCAKCGTDPVLKALGLTFSDLHYDLESQSRTPIGEPLIYDYPDKQGQPYLRVVRQPMTVGRKETHQEHWTGSTWRNGLGGRHRVLYRLPHVLKAARKHRVIHLAEGESDADALNEWFKANKVKEFATTHPEGAGKWRDDYAPSLAGADLVVIWADRDSPGYACAEKRFLSLQSAGHAVEIRLPIPDQDKADVRDHLNAGHTPDDGKVVSLEDLVALTPEGEHDPEVLKALRRLQVQERARELHREAKADEEFRPPASDLDLAAALIREREALTYTIDRLHPTGSNSLIAAQFKVGKTTLMANLLQSYADGDEFLGEFAVHPGPGRIALFNYELTEQMLYDEYLGPMGIGSPERVAVLNLRGSNFDLRSPAAFAFAVEWLRERGCDALVLDPFGAAARLANENDNSEARNWLLGVLDPLKAAAGIRDLWMPAHTGRGQAEEGEEHVRGASAVDDWADVRWNYTKARVADENGGSWRRFLSANGRAVDVSEREIAHDKDDHSLYVSQYLSRTQLRASNTATQVVEVVTKHPGINATALKDALHGGSRDKGPAISQAMREGLIHVRIGGPGQKSNAKLYYPGAEGSDA
- a CDS encoding IS630 family transposase encodes the protein MANRPAPALVLRPGDREELERWARASTVPASAAKRARIVLLAADGVANTRIAELVGATVTTVLGWRDRYQSKGLAGLADAPRSGRPRELDHRAIVAETLKPPPKKLGVTHWSTRLLANRLKISHKSVARAWSAYGVKPWKAESFRFSTDPELVGKVTDICGLYLAPPENAIVLCVDEKSQIQALDRTVPILPMQPGKVERRSHDYYRHGTTTLFAALDIATGQVTAALKPRHRHQEFLAFLKQIERAYRDVRDADGQPVELHLVMDNYAAHKHLNVKTWLADNPRFVVHFTPTHASWMNLVEVWFGIVERQAIRRGVFKSVKDLNAKIRAFIDGWHERAHPFVWTKTADQILAKANRPTTSNPRH
- a CDS encoding DUF2511 domain-containing protein, producing the protein MKQHPVWAVILVAFLVVGYFVQESEKPPSSETPAASSSPTPKPTSASPTPSPTAEDGEIEIPEAFKDDPGLITRDDLGEFWPLTVDYGALSCRSAVIGGQDIQSVTFRVPNMQYAVNGAAQTHSPFPPIDDIWADDPEVKGLKIPLKPLIEHGLALCD
- a CDS encoding helix-turn-helix transcriptional regulator, translating into MQSPTSKDRRHRRAFGDRVRELRLDRGLSQEQLAELADLHRTYVGSVERGERNVSLDAITALAEALGCEVRDLF
- a CDS encoding tyrosine-type recombinase/integrase — its product is MAPRKQYVGPVPGERGIRYRHKKGDPFTLRGYEVRYRDPNTLASNGESMVRGKIFRTLKEAKAFQMSTAQAISNRTYISPERGAVTWATVSAEWLSAFKDTLRPRTISGYEHLLRRHLSRWDKIAISDITREDVRRLIEDIRKPRPPRLSPTGKVLAKGKPNGLSQETEHKIFSVARSVFSYAVEERYINESPTDHFRKRLRKISAKEFEARPLTKEQAESIISNLPEGRYRQFGTLALWTGFRPGELAGLRVRNVDSLRCRVQVEDTIQELNGVLSVGMTKTLKSKGRIVPVPKAVMASLWSYIEARGLGPDDFVFAAQGEFFVYKMFARRQWRKAVKAAGFTAENAPRVYDLRHTFASLRAMEGVPPHVLKDWMGHTSIKTTMDVYTKVYQDDPNMDAIVERLYGTASENAAALPAESEGSGDQDTAM